The following proteins come from a genomic window of Bacteroidales bacterium:
- a CDS encoding glycoside hydrolase family 2 TIM barrel-domain containing protein: MNRKNYLSLLLLLSASLCFSQEIEFLSTDWEDPAIFEKGQNAPHAFHVPFAYIESALENNPAACGNYQLLNGPWKFKWVETPEEVPDGFWEPRYKVNDWDEINVPSNWQMEGYGYPKFRNVKNTFENDPPHIPDYFNPAGCYKRSFTIPGSWKNKEIFLRFEGIKSASYIWVNGKRAGYNQGGFEPAGFNITPFVKIGKNDLSVEVLRYSDGSYLENQDMWRLSGIYRDVKLYAQPGTYIHDFYVVTDLDESYKDATLLIETDIQNKSAEEAIVSVEIDLMDENNHSILNQRLQSGNLEIASDSLEKVKLSVLVVNPKLWSAEFPNLYSLLIQLKGENGETMEAFTAKIGFREVEYNNQILTVNGVPVKLNGINSHMHDPDHGQAVPPETLRKDLLIMKQHNINAVRTSHYPPSPEYLDMADELGMYIFDEVGDEAHNNTQLSEDPAWTEMYKDRSRKLVYRDRNHPSVIVWSAGNESGSGYNIREVIETGKSIDPSRPAWMYGGNQFYIPFEDIVGPRYWIPLNLRNLALGKALPEGDQRASFMDEYIAATGNGLGGMDEYWELIRAFPRLIGGAIWDYVSPGITTPRWILPDLSPRHNEGQIMGRPVFTEGKDGRGLELSGHDDWVEFYRDPSLDITGNQLSVGFWVKPREIPQANVFISKGKYQYGVQMEDPDTLEFYVNGTGTRGYQRGPQRISAKAPVPSGFYDSWHYIAGIYDGQSVKLFLDGELAAETAYSGNITSTPFPLCIGREADTQDQGEWSGRMSGMVIDDVKVFGHAVTLDQLRSNTKDAVLALDFETDTKEGDFYAVGLGGRSYGVIWPDRKIQPEIKQMKKSGQPVWFELQDAEEGLVKISNFHHFKNLNELAGSWVLQVDGEVVQEGALNMDLPAQRSATFTVPYQAVHESGEQILLLSLRLKEDSDWADAGHEIAWEQFVLPSEKVAGEVTPPGQIKLTESDTEMVLEGADFSYTLEKSTGQLTSLSFKGKEYLERGPEFMVWRAPTANDVDPWGSYKFYSSNVTEGYGRSIDNQLRTLGMRDLKMEVDEIKVVKHTDSELSVRIKAWSISSLPVTSGWGSRFSAFERNETWTFLANGTIELEQEVTPHGVMPEMLPKEGLQFVLPKEFNQVEWYGRGPFETYPDRKTGAKVGVYRSDADNMYEPYIIPQDYGNRTDVRWLKVQNEDGKGLRIEGDGLLNFSLHKYTTDNLSRAVYTYQLKEAPNTILNVDYAVSGVGGTAVRQLENYRLKPVERSYKLTITPF, translated from the coding sequence CTCCTGCTATTGTCAGCAAGTCTGTGCTTTTCTCAGGAAATTGAATTTCTTTCAACGGACTGGGAAGATCCTGCAATTTTTGAGAAAGGGCAAAATGCCCCACATGCATTTCATGTGCCCTTTGCCTATATAGAATCAGCCCTGGAGAACAATCCGGCAGCCTGTGGCAACTATCAGTTGCTGAACGGACCGTGGAAATTTAAGTGGGTCGAAACCCCTGAAGAGGTCCCGGATGGATTCTGGGAACCCCGTTACAAGGTGAATGACTGGGACGAAATAAATGTCCCCTCCAACTGGCAGATGGAAGGTTACGGCTACCCGAAATTCCGGAATGTAAAGAACACCTTTGAAAACGATCCTCCTCATATTCCGGATTACTTCAATCCGGCAGGTTGTTATAAAAGATCCTTTACCATTCCCGGAAGCTGGAAGAATAAAGAGATTTTTCTTCGCTTTGAAGGCATTAAATCGGCGTCCTACATCTGGGTAAACGGTAAGAGGGCCGGATATAACCAGGGAGGTTTTGAACCGGCCGGGTTCAATATTACTCCTTTTGTAAAGATTGGTAAAAACGATCTGTCGGTTGAGGTGCTGCGCTATTCGGATGGTTCTTATCTGGAGAACCAGGACATGTGGCGCCTGTCGGGAATATACCGAGATGTGAAGTTATATGCGCAGCCCGGGACCTATATTCACGATTTTTATGTGGTGACCGATCTGGATGAAAGCTATAAAGATGCCACCCTGCTTATCGAAACCGATATTCAGAACAAAAGCGCCGAAGAGGCAATAGTTTCGGTGGAAATTGATCTTATGGATGAAAATAATCACTCCATTCTGAATCAACGCTTGCAATCTGGAAATTTGGAAATTGCTTCTGATTCGCTGGAAAAGGTGAAACTATCCGTCCTGGTGGTGAATCCGAAGCTTTGGTCCGCCGAGTTTCCGAATCTTTATAGCCTGCTAATACAGCTGAAAGGTGAAAACGGGGAGACGATGGAAGCATTTACGGCGAAGATCGGTTTCCGCGAGGTAGAATACAACAATCAGATCCTGACGGTCAACGGAGTCCCGGTAAAGTTAAACGGCATTAACAGCCACATGCATGATCCGGACCATGGTCAGGCGGTTCCCCCGGAAACCCTGCGGAAGGATCTTCTGATTATGAAGCAACACAATATCAATGCGGTACGCACCAGTCACTATCCCCCTTCACCGGAGTATCTTGATATGGCTGACGAGCTGGGGATGTATATTTTCGATGAGGTGGGAGATGAAGCACACAACAATACGCAGCTTTCAGAGGATCCTGCATGGACCGAGATGTATAAGGACCGGAGCAGGAAGCTGGTTTACCGGGACCGCAACCACCCTTCTGTGATTGTCTGGAGTGCAGGGAACGAATCGGGCAGCGGGTACAATATCAGGGAGGTGATCGAAACGGGAAAAAGTATCGATCCAAGCCGTCCGGCCTGGATGTACGGTGGGAATCAGTTTTACATTCCCTTTGAAGATATAGTAGGTCCGCGATACTGGATTCCCCTGAACCTTCGAAACCTGGCTCTGGGGAAAGCCTTGCCTGAAGGCGATCAACGGGCCTCGTTCATGGATGAGTATATTGCTGCTACAGGAAACGGATTGGGAGGCATGGATGAATACTGGGAACTGATACGTGCATTTCCCCGCTTAATTGGCGGGGCTATCTGGGACTATGTAAGCCCGGGTATCACTACGCCCCGCTGGATCCTGCCTGATTTGTCGCCCCGCCACAATGAGGGCCAGATCATGGGCCGCCCCGTATTTACTGAGGGTAAGGATGGGCGTGGTCTGGAGTTATCGGGGCATGATGATTGGGTGGAATTTTACCGGGATCCCTCTTTGGATATCACTGGCAATCAACTCTCCGTCGGTTTTTGGGTAAAGCCCCGTGAGATCCCGCAAGCCAACGTATTTATATCGAAAGGCAAATACCAGTATGGAGTTCAGATGGAAGACCCGGATACACTGGAGTTTTATGTGAATGGCACAGGCACCCGTGGATACCAGAGAGGCCCGCAGCGAATATCTGCAAAGGCCCCTGTTCCTTCCGGCTTTTACGATAGCTGGCATTATATAGCCGGCATTTATGACGGGCAAAGCGTAAAGCTCTTTCTGGACGGTGAGTTGGCCGCTGAGACCGCATATTCCGGGAATATTACTTCAACCCCCTTCCCCCTCTGTATTGGAAGAGAAGCGGATACTCAGGATCAGGGAGAATGGTCGGGCCGGATGTCCGGCATGGTGATCGACGATGTGAAAGTATTCGGCCACGCCGTTACACTTGATCAATTGAGATCGAACACGAAGGATGCCGTATTGGCGCTTGATTTTGAGACGGATACCAAAGAGGGAGATTTTTATGCCGTCGGTTTGGGGGGAAGAAGCTATGGAGTTATCTGGCCCGACCGTAAAATCCAGCCGGAGATCAAGCAGATGAAGAAGTCGGGTCAGCCGGTCTGGTTCGAACTGCAGGATGCTGAAGAAGGGCTGGTGAAAATAAGCAACTTCCATCATTTTAAGAATCTGAACGAACTGGCCGGTAGCTGGGTGCTGCAGGTGGACGGAGAAGTGGTTCAGGAGGGAGCTCTGAATATGGATCTGCCCGCCCAGCGCTCAGCCACTTTCACAGTGCCCTATCAGGCGGTTCATGAATCCGGGGAACAAATCCTTTTGCTATCATTAAGATTAAAGGAGGATTCGGACTGGGCCGATGCCGGACATGAGATTGCCTGGGAACAATTTGTACTGCCTTCAGAAAAGGTAGCCGGGGAAGTCACACCGCCGGGGCAGATCAAGCTTACAGAAAGTGATACAGAAATGGTCCTGGAAGGAGCTGACTTCAGTTACACCCTGGAGAAAAGTACAGGTCAGCTGACTTCCCTGTCTTTTAAAGGAAAGGAATATCTGGAAAGAGGTCCCGAATTTATGGTCTGGCGTGCACCTACCGCCAATGATGTGGATCCCTGGGGATCTTATAAATTTTACAGCAGCAATGTCACTGAGGGATATGGCCGTTCGATAGATAATCAGCTTCGCACCCTGGGGATGCGTGATTTGAAGATGGAAGTAGATGAGATAAAGGTGGTGAAACATACAGACTCTGAGCTGTCTGTCAGAATCAAGGCATGGTCCATTTCCTCTCTGCCCGTGACCTCAGGATGGGGGAGCCGGTTTTCTGCTTTCGAACGCAATGAGACCTGGACCTTCCTGGCTAACGGAACAATAGAGCTTGAGCAGGAAGTTACCCCACACGGGGTGATGCCTGAGATGTTGCCAAAAGAGGGATTGCAGTTTGTGCTGCCGAAAGAATTTAATCAGGTTGAATGGTACGGACGTGGCCCGTTCGAAACTTATCCCGACCGGAAAACCGGTGCCAAAGTCGGGGTTTACCGCTCGGATGCCGATAATATGTATGAGCCTTATATTATCCCTCAGGATTATGGCAACCGGACCGATGTAAGATGGTTGAAAGTGCAAAATGAAGATGGGAAAGGCCTGCGAATCGAAGGAGATGGATTACTGAATTTCAGCTTACATAAATATACCACGGATAACCTGTCCAGGGCGGTATATACCTATCAGCTGAAAGAGGCACCAAATACCATTCTGAATGTGGATTATGCTGTTTCCGGAGTGGGCGGGACGGCTGTCAGGCAACTGGAAAATTACAGGCTAAAACCAGTGGAGAGAAGCTATAAACTGACCATCACACCCTTTTAG